A genome region from Musa acuminata AAA Group cultivar baxijiao chromosome BXJ3-5, Cavendish_Baxijiao_AAA, whole genome shotgun sequence includes the following:
- the LOC135638548 gene encoding probable polygalacturonase produces the protein MKRLLAVLLLLAVAGALDGDERSDGYCKHMSRSTPRPHSVAITEFGAVGDGVTLNTVAFQNAVFYVRSFADKGGAQLYVPKGRWLTGSFDLTSHLTLFLDKDAVIIGSQDASQWPPVEPLPSYGRGIDLPGERHRSLINGYNLIDVVITGNNGGIDGQGSVWWEWFRSHTLNYSRPHLLELVSSSDIVVSNLTFLNPPAWSIHPVYSSNVTIQNIIIHASSDSPYTDGIVPDSCSNFHIEDCSINVGHDAIVLKSGWDSYGISFGKPSSNIQINNVHLQTSLGSALAFGSEMSGGISDVRVEHLYIRNSHTGINFKTTRGRGGYIEDIVISDVKMENVHEAIQFTGYCGAHPDDQFDPDVLPVVKRVTIKDVVGTNISNAGVFSGIDHDPFTAICLANISLPITSDLSDPWTCSNVAGFSDSVFPQPCLDLSLNSSLFCFSLETFGAIAEI, from the exons ATGAAGAGGCTT CTAGCTGTGCTTTTACTTTTAGCAGTTGCTGGTGCTCTTGATGGCGATGAAAGGAGTGATGGGTATTGTAAGCACATGAGTCGATCGACACCAAGACCACACAGCGTTGCCATAACGGAGTTTGGGGCAGTGGGAGATGGAGTGACTCTGAATACGGTTGCCTTTCAGAATGCTGTTTTCTATGTCCGGTCATTCGCTGACAAGGGTGGTGCTCAGTTGTATGTTCCTAAAGGGAGATGGCTGACAGGAAGTTTTGATCTAACCAGTCACCTAACTCTGTTCCTCGACAAAGATGCAGTTATAATCGGCAGTCAG gatGCATCTCAGTGGCCTCCTGTTGAGCCTTTACCCTCGTATGGTCGAGGGATAGACCTTCCAGGTGAAAGGCATCGCAGTTTGATAAATGGATACAACTTGATTGATGTGGTGATAACAG GCAATAATGGAGGTATTGATGGGCAGGGTTCTGTTTGGTGGGAGTGGTTTCGTTCCCATACCTTGAACTACAGTCGTCCTCATCTTCTTGAACTTGTGAGTTCTAGTGACATTGTGGTTTCAAACTTAACCTTTTTGAATCCCCCTGCCTGGAGCATTCATCCAGTCTATTCCAG CAATGTGACGATCCAGAACATAATCATCCATGCTTCATCTGATTCCCCATATACTGATGGTATAGTACCAG ATTCATGTTCAAATTTCCACATCGAAGATTGCAGCATCAATGTCGGACATGACGCAATTGTTCTCAAGAGTGGTTGGGACAGCTACGGTATCTCTTTTGGCAAACCTTCTTCGAATATTCAGATCAACAATGTCCATCTGCAGACATCTCTTGGTTCAGCACTTGCTTTTGGCAGTGAGATGTCTGGTGGCATCTCAGACGTGCGTGTGGAGCATCTCTATATCCGCAATTCTCACACTGGCATAAACTTCAAGACCACCCGCGGGCGAGGTGGCTACATTGAAGATATTGTCATATCAGATGTGAAAATGGAAAATGTTCATGAAGCAATTCAGTTCACAGGTTACTGTGGGGCCCATCCTGATGACCAATTTGATCCTGATGTTCTCCCGGTAGTCAAGCGAGTCACCATAAAGGATGTGGTCGGTACCAACATCTCCAACGCCGGAGTATTTTCAGGAATCGATCATGATCCCTTCACTGCCATCTGCCTTGCGAATATCAGTTTGCCTATCACCTCAGACCTCTCTGATCCCTGGACTTGTTCCAATGTCGCTGGATTCTCTGACTCGGTCTTTCCACAGCCATGCTTGGACCTGAGCTTGAATTCTTCTCTGTTCTGCTTCTCCCTTGAAACCTTTGGAGCTATCGCGGAAATCTAG
- the LOC135638083 gene encoding kinesin-like protein KIN-14P, translated as MASEGFLSLSVVEDVLKQHGTMMSDIDLASRKEEEAATRRYEAAGWLRRMVGVVGARDLPEEPTEEEFRLGLRNGIVLCNALNKVQPGAVPKVVEAPVDPTLLPDGAALSAYQYFENLRNFLDALEELGLPTFEASDLERGGKGSRVVNSVLALKSYGEHKEGGRNGSCKYGGVLKPSSCGKHFARRNFEPFMNSLARNQSADKIQDSVSVEENLSIDFSLESTEMTSHSLNMLVRTILSNKKPEEVPSLVESMLSKVMQEFECRIASQNDLVTTTAKDQTDGTISLSEENNLPETSSSCCEIEMVKAESTSPSLKDESFSISLKDGETSNTKLLKQGLLFDGHTSSTKLLKQGLLFDRQKTEILELKDALVTTRAGIELMKTQYSEELSNLGKHMRILAHAVQGYHKILEENRKLYNQVQDLKGNIRVYCRVRPFLPGQSNLSTVGHIDDGSITILTPPKYGKEGHKSFTFNKVFGPFATQEEVFSDTQPLIRSVLDGYNVCIFAYGQTGAGKTYTMSGPKVLTEQSFGVNYRALNDLFHISKERKDTFCYEISVQMIEIYNEQVRDLLASDGPHKRLDIRNSSQTGFAVPDANSVPVTSTTEVIELMDIGQKNRAVSATSMNDRSSRSHSCLTIHVQGRELASGVVVRGCMHLVDLAGSERVNKSEVKGDRLKEAQHINKSLAALGDVISALAQKSSHIPYRNSKLTQLLQDSLGGQAKTLMFVHISPEVDAVSETLSTLKFAERVAMIELGAAQVNKDNGEVKELRLQVASLKAALAKKESEHLRSAMSSPDIYGMKSGATSPAHPNHMQTMEDFGNIEVRSCSALMQERADMDLQDLLTASDSSSWPERYPKLLKFGSKETGEDVIQNEDALSAWEGDNPHVPDSFYQGYIPDVRAFGDQHRSRANCIATEDLDDLDFATSESSEQDVLSQSNLPKSSNAVDRIKRPQSGSVKSSDVRSASRSHLPSPSRKISNAPGQTVSRSTRQPISGGIDGKRRPNAKTGSRK; from the exons ATGGCGTCGGAGGGGTTTCTTTCGTTATCGGTGGTGGAGGACGTGCTGAAGCAGCATGGGACGATGATGAGCGACATCGACCTGGCCtctaggaaggaggaggaagcag CAACGAGACGGTACGAGGCAGCCGGATGGCTGAGGAGGATGGTTGGGGTTGTTGGTGCGAGAGATTTGCCAGAAGAGCCTACTGAGGAGGAATTCCGGCTTGGGCTGAGAAACGGGATTGTTCTTTGCAATGCACTCAACAAAGTTCAACCTGGTGCTGTGCCCAAG GTGGTAGAAGCTCCTGTGGATCCAACTCTCCTTCCAGATGGTGCTGCTCTGTCAGCATATCAGTACTTCGAGAATTTGAGGAACTTCCTTGATGCCCTGGAAGAGTTGGGTCTCCCAACATTTGAGGCGTCCGATCTAGAACGA GGTGGTAAAGGCTCTCGGGTCGTGAACTCTGTTTTAGCTCTTAAATCCTATGGTGAGCATAAAGAAGGAGGCAGAAATGGTTCCTGCAAGTATGGTGGGGTTTTGAAACCTTCAAGCTGTGGTAAACATTTTGCAAGGAGAAACTTTGAACCTTTCATGAATTCCCTTGCAAGAAATCAATCAGCTGACAAAATCCAGGACAGTGTATCGGTGGAAGAGAACTTGAGCATTGATTTTTCATTAGAATCCACTGAAATG ACATCACATTCTCTGAATATGCTTGTGCGCACCATTCTGTCAAATAAGAAGCCCGAAGAAGTTCCATCG CTTGTAGAGTCAATGTTAAGCAAAGTAATGCAAGAATTCGAGTGTCGGATTGCAAGCCAAAATGATCTG GTTACAACAACTGCAAAGGATCAAACTGATGGAACAATATCCTTATCTGAAGAAAACAATTTACCAGAGACTTCATCCAGTTGTTGTGAAATAGAG ATGGTGAAGGCAGAGAGCACTTCTCCAAGTTTAAAAGATGAGAGTTTTAGTATAAGCTTGAAGGATGGAGAGACATCAAATACCAAGCTCCTAAAGCAAGGCCTACTTTTTGATGGACACACATCAAGTACCAAGCTCCTAAAGCAAGGCCTACTTTTTGATAGACAAAAAACAGAAATTCTG GAACTGAAAGATGCACTTGTAACCACTAGAGCTGGTATAGAATTGATGAAAACTCAATACTCTGAGGAATTAAGTAATCTCG GGAAGCATATGAGGATCCTAGCTCATGCAGTTCAAGGATATCATAAAATACTCGAGGAAAATAGAAAGTTATACAATCAAGTGCAGGATCTTAAAG GGAACATTAGGGTGTATTGCCGTGTCAGGCCTTTCTTGCCTGGGCAGTCTAATCTGAGCACTGTTGGTCATATTGATGATGGAAGTATTACAATTCTTACCCCTCCAAAATATGGGAAAGAAGGGCATAAATCTTTTACCTTCAACAAAGTATTTGGCCCATTTGCTACTCAAG AGGAGGTTTTTTCTGACACACAACCTTTGATCCGTTCTGTTCTTGATGGTTACAACGTTTGCATCTTTGCATATGGACAAACTGGAGCAGGAAAAACGTATACAATG AGTGGACCTAAGGTACTTACGGAACAGAGTTTTGGAGTGAACTATAGGGCATTAAATGACTTGTTCCATATCTCAAAGGAGAGAAAAGACACATTTTGTTATGAAATTTCTGTTCAGATGATTGAGATATACAACGAGCAAGTAAGAGATCTCCTTGCTAGTGACGGCCCTCACAAAAG ATTAGATATCCGTAATAGTTCTCAGACAGGATTTGCTGTGCCTGATGCAAACTCGGTTCCTGTCACATCAACAACTGAGGTTATTGAGCTAATGGATATTGGTCAAAAAAATCGTGCTGTTAGTGCAACCTCCATGAATGACCGTAGCAGTCGCTCTCACAG TTGCTTGACAATTCATGTTCAAGGAAGAGAGTTGGCATCTGGGGTTGTTGTTAGAGGATGTATGCATTTAGTTGATCTGGCAGGTAGTGAGAGAGTTAATAAATCTGAAGTTAAAGGAGACAGGCTAAAAGAAGCACAGCATATTAACAAATCACTAGCAGCTTTAGGAGATGTGATATCTGCCCTTGCTCAGAAGAGTTCACATATTCCTTATAGGAATAGCAAACTTACACAACTACTTCAAGATTCTCTAG GAGGGCAAGCTAAAACATTGATGTTTGTCCACATAAGCCCTGAGGTTGATGCAGTAAGTGAGACACTAAGCACACTCAAGTTTGCTGAACGGGTTGCAATGATCGAGCTTGGTGCAGCTCAGGTAAACAAAGATAACGGGGAAGTCAAGGAGCTCAGGCTGCAG GTAGCTAGCCTTAAAGCAGCATTAGCTAAGAAAGAAAGTGAGCACTTGCGTAGTGCAATGTCTAGCCCTGATATATACGGGATGAAATCTGGTGCAACATCTCCTGCACATCCAAACCATATGCAGACGATGGAGGATTTTGGAAACATAGAG GTGCGGAGCTGTTCAGCACTCATGCAGGAGCGAGCAGATATGGATCTCCAAGACCTTTTGACAGCGTCAGATTCTTCTTCTTGGCCAGAAAGATAtcccaaacttctgaagtttggaAGCAAAGAAACGGGTGAGGATGTCATCCAGAACGAAGATGCCCTGAGTGCCTGGGAAGGAGATAACCCACATGTGCCAGATTCATTTTACCAGGGATATATTCCTGATGTGAGAGCCTTCGGGGATCAGCACAGAAGTCGGGCTAATTGTATAGCAACTGAGGACTTGGATGATTTGGATTTTGCAACAAGTGAATCTTCAGAGCAAGATGTGCTATCGCAGTCCAATCTCCCAAAAAGTAGCAATGCAGTCGATAGGATCAAGCGGCCTCAGTCAGGTTCAGTGAAGAGCTCCGACGTAAG GTCAGCAAGTCGCAGCCACTTGCCATCTCCATCGAGGAAAATATCGAATGCGCCTGGCCAAACAGTGAGCCGCTCCACTAGACAGCCAATCTCAGGTGGCATCGATGGGAAACGAAGGCCCAATGCAAAAACGGGAAGCAGAAAGTAG